In Stigmatella erecta, the following proteins share a genomic window:
- a CDS encoding tetratricopeptide repeat protein, producing the protein MNEILESPPWNTKWKPSVIAFYSAKQTRWGPSGLEFIKGISPAVGDAVRQLVLALEDRLDKKWYDAELLALVDRAATLFSEAGVKRDDILLVIDNTETLARSPGEEEELTRVFSRIAGRLCRLLMTSRRRERVEAYPIQVLPMDEETGYSLLRELGHVYRAQPLLAAGDARLRKVSRQLSGRPILLDVFVRHASRAGRSIDDALQLVLRDAREDLGEFLFQDAWQRIGPEQREVFLVLGRLGGTVDGQVVGWICSDIGVPHSIWQDAFEQTRFGSLVDYGARYDVQLEVGMNEFLARKYQSLPSLDQQRIERITQAVSRRYRQLLAASEASVTDRVVQAFRSSAAKAAKLAASAGSVEDAVLWYEEAVRVDAANAALWDRYAWYLMMKARDLSRARECASEACRLDPEDPDAHFTAGMIAARLRDVAEADRLLSRAEQRGKSKHLCLVQHARARIEAAVEENDKKNQSYLMEAEQLLEQALQAPSETKRREELVSECDKLMRRVRVLRRKRGIARKPHVVVVRKGSHVKKESE; encoded by the coding sequence TTGAATGAGATTCTGGAAAGCCCTCCTTGGAATACTAAATGGAAGCCTTCTGTTATTGCCTTCTATTCGGCAAAGCAAACACGGTGGGGGCCTAGTGGGCTAGAGTTTATTAAAGGAATTTCTCCAGCTGTTGGAGATGCGGTCCGCCAGCTCGTGTTGGCTCTGGAGGATAGGCTCGATAAAAAGTGGTATGATGCAGAATTGCTGGCGCTAGTTGATAGGGCGGCTACGCTTTTTAGTGAGGCAGGTGTTAAGCGTGATGATATTTTGTTGGTGATTGATAATACAGAGACTCTGGCTCGAAGCCCAGGTGAAGAGGAGGAGTTGACGCGTGTCTTTTCAAGGATTGCAGGTAGATTGTGCCGCCTGTTAATGACGTCTAGGCGTCGCGAACGCGTTGAAGCCTATCCAATCCAAGTTCTTCCGATGGATGAAGAAACTGGATACTCGCTGCTGCGGGAACTTGGGCATGTCTATAGAGCTCAACCACTTCTTGCTGCTGGTGATGCCCGCTTGCGTAAGGTGAGTAGGCAACTTTCGGGTCGTCCTATTCTTCTTGACGTTTTCGTCCGCCATGCCAGTCGTGCTGGCAGATCCATCGATGATGCTCTTCAACTAGTATTGCGCGACGCGCGCGAAGACTTGGGTGAATTCTTATTTCAGGATGCATGGCAGCGAATTGGGCCTGAACAACGCGAAGTATTTTTGGTGCTTGGACGCTTGGGTGGAACTGTGGATGGACAAGTCGTGGGCTGGATTTGTAGTGACATCGGAGTCCCTCACTCGATTTGGCAAGATGCTTTTGAGCAGACGCGCTTTGGTTCCTTGGTTGATTATGGTGCTAGGTATGATGTTCAGCTTGAAGTTGGAATGAATGAGTTTCTTGCGCGGAAATACCAAAGTCTTCCGTCTTTGGACCAGCAGCGCATTGAGAGAATTACGCAAGCGGTTTCGCGCAGATATCGCCAGTTGCTGGCTGCGAGTGAAGCTAGTGTGACTGATAGGGTTGTGCAGGCTTTCCGCTCTTCGGCGGCTAAAGCTGCAAAGCTAGCTGCAAGCGCTGGGAGTGTTGAAGATGCAGTTCTGTGGTACGAGGAGGCTGTGCGTGTGGATGCTGCAAATGCAGCTCTATGGGATAGATATGCTTGGTATCTCATGATGAAAGCTCGTGATTTGTCTCGCGCTCGTGAGTGTGCATCTGAGGCTTGTAGACTGGACCCAGAGGATCCAGATGCACATTTTACAGCTGGAATGATTGCTGCGAGACTACGAGATGTAGCAGAGGCGGATCGTCTGCTCTCTCGGGCGGAGCAACGAGGAAAGTCTAAGCACTTATGTTTAGTGCAGCATGCACGGGCGCGGATTGAAGCTGCGGTTGAGGAAAATGATAAGAAAAACCAGTCTTATTTGATGGAGGCTGAACAATTGCTTGAGCAGGCGTTGCAGGCTCCTTCTGAGACAAAACGGCGTGAGGAGCTTGTTTCTGAGTGTGATAAGCTCATGCGTCGAGTTAGAGTGTTAAGACGTAAAAGAGGTATTGCGCGGAAGCCTCATGTTGTGGTTGTCCGGAAGGGTTCTCATGTTAAGAAAGAGAGTGAGTAG